The Deltaproteobacteria bacterium HGW-Deltaproteobacteria-4 genome includes the window ATCTTCACGGAAGTCACCGTCGAGCTTGCGACCGTAGAAGGGCCAGAGGTGGAACAGTGACTTGCCGGGCTCTTCCTGATGCAGATAAGGCGGGATGAGCGCCAGACTAAAGCTCCGCTCCGGACTTTCATCGTGCCACCAGAAAGGAAGCACCCGGCTGTGACTCGTCTCGCCCCGCTGGCTGCGGCTGATCAACGGCCAAAGGATGTCGAGCTGCTTGCGCAGCTGCGGTGGATCCTCGGTGGCAATAGCGACCGGCCCGAGGAAGAAGCGCTTGCGATAACCGTCGGGCTGGCGCAGGGAGAAGGAGAGGGGCGTGACGTGGTACTCACTCTGCGGGTTGCGCCAGTGGCCGTACAAAGGGAGAAGGAGAGTGTAGTCCCGCTCCGGCGTATGGCCCGACCACCACAGCAGTCCGGCCATATTGTTGCTGGTGTCGGCGGTCCGCTGCGAACGAAAGAGCGGCAGAACCCAGGTATCGCGCGCATCCGGGAGGGTTTCGTGGTGCACCAGCGGCCAGAGGAAGAAGCGGCTGTCATAACCCCGCTGTGGATCCTGCATGTGGGCATAAAGGGGGAAGAGGTAGTAGCGCTGCGTCTCGCTGCCCCGTTCATAACTGCCAAAGAGCGGAAACCAGTAACGCAGGGTGCTGTCGAAGTTGAAGTTATTGTGGCGGAAATAGACAGGGAAAACGACGCGGGTGGCTGAAGTCTCACTGCGGTGATCGCCGTAAAAAGGCAGGAATAACTGCAAGCGGTTCTCCTCGCCAGTGCGCCAGTCGAGATAAAAGGGGAGCAGAATCTTGAAAGCGCTCTCGTCCGTGCTCGCTGCATACCAAAGGGGCACAACCACGCTCCCCTCCCCGCGATTGTTCTCCCAACCGAAATAAAGGGGCACCAGCAAACTAAAACGCGCTTCCGGCGAGCGGTAGCGCCACCACAGCGGAATCAGCAGGTCATGGCGCGTCGCCCCCTTCTCTTGCCAGGCATACAGAAGGAAATAACCGCTCCGTTTTTCCGGCGATTGCTGCCGCCACCAAAGCGGCAGAATGGCACGAGTATGGCTCTCGCCGTGGTCACGCCACAGATAAGGAAACAGAAACCCTTCCGAAAACTGCGGCGTTTCGTGCCGCCACCAAAGGGGGATAAAGCGACTGCTCCGCTCTTCTCCCTGGTGGCGGATTTCCCCGAGTGGCCAAAGGTAGCGCAGGGTCCAGTCGTCCGTCGCCGGGTGGCGGGTGAGGCTGAAGAATGGGTAAAGAGTCGAGATTGTGCGCGCGCCATCCGCGGCTTCGGACTGACCGTAGAGGGGCCAGAGGTGGAACCATTGCTTCTTCCCTTCGCGTCCCTGCCAGTAAACCGGAAAGAGGTGGCGACGGAAATCCTCTCCCCGGTGTTCAACGTGTGCCAGATCAAAGAACAGCGACCATTCTCTGGAATCGCGGTCAGCATCGGTCTCCAGATTAAAGAGCCACGGCCGCACCGCGTAGCGCTCGTAGCTGCCGGCTTCACGGTGGTGGAGGATGCCAAAAGCGAGGTTGGTAGTAGACCCTGTAGCATCAGCGCTGTGGGTGGCGAGCGGCCAGGCAGTGACCGATGGGTAGGTATGATCGGTGGCCGCCAATGCAGAGAAGACCGGCAAGGACGACCAGAGCAGGAGAAGCAACAGAATGATGGGCAGGCGGATTCGGCGCATGGAAATTCCTCCTGATAGCAGGATCTTTCGGCTTGTTCGATTTACATTGAATAAGGCCGGCAAGTGTCCGACATTTTAATAAAAATATAGCCTGCCAGACTTTACTGTCAAGAAAACGATTGTACAGAGCTTGTCCACCAAGCACCGTTAACAGGCGGACGGTAATTTCTTGCCTTCACCGGAACGGCTGAGTATTAATGTGTGGTGCTTGTTGGTAAGAAAGCGATTGTCGTATTGTTGGCCATAACGCGAATCTACTTAACTGAGGCAGACTGAATTTTACCGGAGTTTATTGATGATCCCCCGCTATGTTGAACCCCTCTTCCGCCCGCCGAGCGAGGCGCGCAGCCTGATCTTCCAGATCACCATCGGCTGCTCGCAGAACAACTGCACCTTCTGCGGTATGTACAAAGGGAAACACTTCCAGATCCGTCCGGTGGCGGAGATCATCGCAGAGATCCAGGGGATTCCCGAGATCTACCGGCCGCGCATCGACCGGGTCTTCCTCGCCGATGGCGACGCGATTGTCTACCCCTTTGCCGGACTGGTGGAGATTCTTGACAGCCTGGCGGCCACCTTCCCCAACCTGACCCGCGTCGGCGCTTACGCCTCTCCCGCCAGCCTGACGACCAAGAGCCCGGAAGAGTTGGCGATTTTGCGGGGAAAGCGCCTGCGCATCCTCTATTTTGGCCTCGAATCCGGGGAGGACGCCACCCTCCTCTCGATCAACAAGGGCTTCACTGCCGAGGCTATGGCGCAGCAGGCCCTGAAGGCGCGGGCGGCGGGGATAAAACTTTCGGTGACGGCGATCCTCGGCCTTGCCGGCCTCCAGCGCAGCCTCAGCCATGCCCGCGCCACCGCCGCCTGGGTGAACCAGGTTAATCCCGAATACTTCTCGCTCCTCACCCTCTTTCACCGCCACAACGACGACTTTGTCCGCACCCTGGAGCAATGCACCCGGCGCGAACTCTTGATCGAAGCGCGGGAACTTCTCACCCATCTCCACCCGACTCGCACCATCCTCCGCTCCAACCATGTCTCCAACTTCCTCAACCTCGCCGGCAGCTATCCCAAGGATCGCGAGCGCTTGATCGCGGATGTCGATGCGGCGATGGACGCGGCGCAGTTGCGCCCCGGCTTCCTCGACAGCGTGCCGGCTTATGCGGAAGAGTATTATTGAGAATGTATGCCAGCGCCCGGCTTCCTCTTCCCCGCAGGGAGAGAATATGCTAATCTTCCCGCGCGGATGATCTTATCCCTGTAGCCGGCCCATAGATCTGACATGGAGAAACAACCTTGAATATCAAAAAGTTCTTCGACGCAATCGGCCTGAACGGCACCCAATGGCAATGGCGCCTGATGCTTTGGGAAAAGAAGATCAAGCAATCGTTCCGCACCCCGACCCAGGCCGGCGGCCTCCCTTTTTATAAAGTGCTGATCGCTCTCAACCTCCTCAGCTTTTCCATTATGCTGCTGCAAGGGGGAATTGCAGGGCGCAACGTCTTTGCGATCCTCATCAATCCTGACACCAATCTCCTGATCTATTCCGGGGCGCAGTTCTGGCCCTTCGGTGATTGGTGGCGCACCCTGACCTATGCCTTCATGCATGGCGGAATCCTGCATCTTGTCTTCAATATGATCGTGCTTTACCAGATCGGACCACTGATCGAGACTGAAATCGGTCGTTCGCGCTTCTTGATTCTTTATACCCTCACCGCCCTCACCGCCACCTTTGCCGACCTCCTCTGGCACCCGAATGTGCCGGTCGTCGGCGCCTCGGGGGCGCTCTTCGGATTGATCGGCTTTGCCATTGCCTGGTACCACCGCCTCGGTGGTTTTCAGGCCCTGGAACTGCGTAACTTCATGCTCAAGTGGGCAGCGTTCGCCTTCGTCTTCGGCCTCCTTGTCGGTGCCGACAACGCTGCTCACCTCGGCGGGGGCCTCGGCGGCCTCGCTATCGGCTTCATCCTGCCGAACAACTCCTGGACCCGGCGCAAGACCGACAAACTCTGCACGGTTCTCGCCTGGGGCTGCGCCCTCCTCATCGCTGCCGCCTTTGCTGGACTGGCACTCAGTTGGCTGCGGTAAAGCGACCACCCCCAGCCCCTCCTTAACAAAGGAGGGGAGCTTAAAGCTTATAGTCCCCCTCCTTATTCAAGGAGGGGTTAGGGGTGGTAAATTTCAGATTGAAAGGTTTATATGGCCAAAGAAAAATTTCCCGTCACCGCTGCGATCCGGGCGCTGCGTGAAGGGAAGATCCCCTTCACCGAGCATCTCTACCCTTACGAAGAGAAGGGCGGCACCGCGACCTCTGCCCGTGAACTCGGTGTTGACGAGCACTGCGTAATAAAAACTCTGATCATGGAAGATGACAAAAAAGAGCCATTGATCATCCTTATGCACGGCGATTGTCAGGTCTCGACCAAGGAACTCGCACGCCAGATCGGCGCCCGCAGCGTCATCCCCTCTTCCCCGGAAGCGGCCAACCGCCACACTGGCTACCTGGTCGGCGGCACCTCCCCCTTCGGGACGAGACGACCTCTGTCGGTCTATGTCGAAGCCTCGATTCTCGAACTTGAGCGAATCTACATTAATGGCGGCAAGCGCGGCTTTCTCGTCGCCCTGGCACCACAGGATCTGGTCAATCTGCTCAAGCCGACGCCGGTGACGGTGGCGATTGACGGATAAAGAAAAAGAGGGCACCCACGAGGGGCGCCCCTACCATTCGTCAACTTGATTATCGTGAAGGAAGTGACGATGCCCCTGAGTGCAATCCAGCATGCTGCTGCTGCCGCTATCCGCACCGCTGAAGCGCTGATCATCACCGCCGGCGCCGGGATGGGGGTCGATTCCGGTCTCCCGGATTTCCGCGGCAATGAAGGTTTCTGGAACGCTTATCCTCCCTATCGTCAGCTCGGCCTTTCCTTTATCGAAACCGCCAACCCCGCCCACTTTCAACGCGATCCCGCCTTTGCTTGGGGCTTTTACGGCCACCGCACCAACCTTTATCGTAATACCGTCCCCAATCCCGGCTTCACCATCCTCCGCAACTGGATCAAAGACTTTCATCATGCCCCCTTTGTCGTCACCTCCAATGTCGATGGCCAGTTTCAAAAAGCCGGTTTTGCTGAAGAGGAAATCCTTGAAGTCCACGGCTCCATTCATCACCTGCAATGTCTGCAGCCCTGTTGCAACAAAATCTGGCCTAACGAGGAAGAGATTGACATCGACCTCCTTACTATGCGCGCCCGGCATCTTCCCACCTGCCCGCACTGCCAAGGAGTAGCACGGCCGAATATCCTCATGTTCGGCGACTTCTCCTGGCTCGACCAGCGCAGTCGACAGCAGGAAGAACGCTTCCAAACCTTTCTTCGCCGGCAGCAGGGCAAACGCGTTGTCGTCATCGAGATCGGCGCCGGCACCGCCATCCCGACCATCCGCGCCACCTCGGAGCGAATCGGTCGGACGCAGCAGGCGACTGTCATCCGCATCAACCTGCGCGAAGCCGGGATCGCATCTCCCCATCTCGCCCTCCCCTGCAGCGGTCTGGCCGGTTTGACCGCGCTCGATTCTCTCCTCAGTTCATAAAAAAACAAAAAGGGCCGA containing:
- a CDS encoding radical SAM protein; translated protein: MPRYVEPLFRPPSEARSLIFQITIGCSQNNCTFCGMYKGKHFQIRPVAEIIAEIQGIPEIYRPRIDRVFLADGDAIVYPFAGLVEILDSLAATFPNLTRVGAYASPASLTTKSPEELAILRGKRLRILYFGLESGEDATLLSINKGFTAEAMAQQALKARAAGIKLSVTAILGLAGLQRSLSHARATAAWVNQVNPEYFSLLTLFHRHNDDFVRTLEQCTRRELLIEARELLTHLHPTRTILRSNHVSNFLNLAGSYPKDRERLIADVDAAMDAAQLRPGFLDSVPAYAEEYY
- a CDS encoding rhomboid family intramembrane serine protease, translated to MNIKKFFDAIGLNGTQWQWRLMLWEKKIKQSFRTPTQAGGLPFYKVLIALNLLSFSIMLLQGGIAGRNVFAILINPDTNLLIYSGAQFWPFGDWWRTLTYAFMHGGILHLVFNMIVLYQIGPLIETEIGRSRFLILYTLTALTATFADLLWHPNVPVVGASGALFGLIGFAIAWYHRLGGFQALELRNFMLKWAAFAFVFGLLVGADNAAHLGGGLGGLAIGFILPNNSWTRRKTDKLCTVLAWGCALLIAAAFAGLALSWLR
- a CDS encoding Cys-tRNA(Pro) deacylase, producing MAKEKFPVTAAIRALREGKIPFTEHLYPYEEKGGTATSARELGVDEHCVIKTLIMEDDKKEPLIILMHGDCQVSTKELARQIGARSVIPSSPEAANRHTGYLVGGTSPFGTRRPLSVYVEASILELERIYINGGKRGFLVALAPQDLVNLLKPTPVTVAIDG
- a CDS encoding NAD-dependent deacetylase codes for the protein MPLSAIQHAAAAAIRTAEALIITAGAGMGVDSGLPDFRGNEGFWNAYPPYRQLGLSFIETANPAHFQRDPAFAWGFYGHRTNLYRNTVPNPGFTILRNWIKDFHHAPFVVTSNVDGQFQKAGFAEEEILEVHGSIHHLQCLQPCCNKIWPNEEEIDIDLLTMRARHLPTCPHCQGVARPNILMFGDFSWLDQRSRQQEERFQTFLRRQQGKRVVVIEIGAGTAIPTIRATSERIGRTQQATVIRINLREAGIASPHLALPCSGLAGLTALDSLLSS